A window of the Schlesneria paludicola DSM 18645 genome harbors these coding sequences:
- a CDS encoding M56 family metallopeptidase has translation MNDVISTMTWCALQVSLLALIGVTIASLIARRSAPLACSVLFSAASTAAVLTVLAPLPIHSLFVVNAGRDSLEHDAAQSRSAQLSLSISDSKTAAATLESTAHLMFDPRGLLVGLQSVARRVEILEEQHRPIVYGSSLLLLAMISLGLLRLTAEVLHVLRTRRASMALDNAALLGEVNVAATNLGCRMVPDVRVHPEFSDAAIIGWFRPMLILPREWDEWTACEQRAVITHEIAHIVRHDAPWRMMASCVLAMHFYNPIVHWLLRRAVLYQELSTDQMAAEVMGRRDYLRSLSSLAIRRDDQWGRNVSPRILPVFSGHLIKRIKVLHSKEGIRAMNSRRGRTAASAVISAAFLVAGLAAIATRGIAQSPPDESKPKLTVQPVSTRGNLNISRPTTPRTANEMFHRQPLDPETVGSSNPYGMVVIRVRELFENPAMQPYRAALNDIFSSQFAAAAKLKTAPAINVDTIEWIAARPCFTTKSATDTTKSKVMFGAGGFIIKLNQPLDLNHWINQNAIEISKFTLECDQPSQTMDVYQFTSAVLGPVPIQFWMQDPLTIQISSKGTAITADTKLSDLDLSPKPPLSTSNVTITNFVPGATETNSWAEPWNRIDGGLFSVVMPKCDNSGALADFKNRADLQTESYRSIGRRYEELCALCLMTGISLDIARETPQVSIRVSMVHSSPESAAKSEGNLKALLELWQTELTEYLNRSGNEPDRMSSFVQVELMKSLFEAASYEINKVDDASTELRINASVPFAKLFAAAVVSDKVEKVD, from the coding sequence ATGAATGATGTGATCTCGACGATGACCTGGTGTGCCTTGCAGGTCAGCCTGCTGGCTTTGATTGGTGTCACGATTGCCTCGCTCATTGCCCGTCGCTCCGCGCCACTGGCCTGCTCGGTCCTGTTTTCTGCCGCGAGTACCGCGGCGGTACTGACCGTGCTGGCCCCCTTGCCGATTCACAGTCTATTCGTCGTTAACGCGGGCCGCGACTCGCTCGAGCACGACGCGGCTCAAAGTCGTTCAGCGCAGTTGTCATTGTCGATTTCCGATTCCAAGACGGCGGCGGCGACATTGGAGTCGACGGCTCATCTGATGTTCGATCCAAGGGGACTGCTCGTCGGGTTGCAATCCGTCGCCCGACGTGTGGAGATACTCGAAGAACAACATCGTCCCATCGTGTACGGGAGCAGCCTGCTTTTGCTGGCGATGATCTCGCTGGGTTTATTGCGACTCACAGCCGAGGTGCTGCATGTCCTGCGAACGCGTCGCGCCAGCATGGCACTGGACAATGCGGCGTTGCTCGGTGAAGTCAACGTCGCCGCGACGAATCTGGGATGCCGAATGGTTCCAGATGTGCGAGTCCATCCCGAGTTCAGTGACGCTGCCATCATCGGCTGGTTTCGACCAATGCTGATCCTGCCGCGCGAGTGGGATGAGTGGACCGCCTGCGAGCAACGCGCGGTGATCACACATGAAATTGCCCATATCGTCCGTCATGACGCTCCCTGGCGAATGATGGCATCGTGCGTCCTGGCCATGCATTTCTACAACCCGATCGTCCACTGGCTGCTCCGCCGCGCAGTGCTCTATCAGGAATTGTCGACCGATCAGATGGCGGCCGAAGTGATGGGCCGACGAGACTATCTACGGTCGTTATCGAGTCTGGCGATCCGACGGGATGACCAATGGGGGCGAAATGTTTCACCCCGCATTCTGCCGGTGTTTTCGGGACATTTGATCAAGAGGATCAAAGTGTTGCATTCCAAGGAAGGAATCCGAGCAATGAACAGTCGAAGAGGACGAACGGCCGCATCCGCAGTGATTTCCGCAGCGTTTCTGGTGGCTGGGTTGGCAGCAATCGCCACGCGGGGAATCGCTCAATCACCACCTGACGAATCGAAACCGAAACTGACAGTGCAGCCGGTTTCGACCAGAGGAAACCTCAACATCTCGAGACCAACAACACCCCGAACGGCGAATGAGATGTTTCACCGTCAGCCACTCGATCCCGAGACAGTGGGATCATCAAATCCTTACGGGATGGTGGTCATTCGGGTCCGCGAACTGTTTGAGAACCCCGCCATGCAGCCCTACCGCGCTGCGTTAAATGACATTTTTTCATCACAGTTCGCCGCCGCAGCGAAGTTAAAAACAGCACCGGCCATCAATGTTGATACGATCGAGTGGATCGCGGCAAGGCCTTGCTTTACCACCAAATCTGCCACGGACACGACCAAGTCAAAGGTCATGTTTGGAGCAGGCGGATTCATCATTAAGCTGAATCAACCTCTCGATTTGAACCACTGGATCAATCAGAACGCCATCGAGATTTCAAAGTTTACATTGGAATGCGATCAACCTAGTCAAACGATGGATGTCTATCAATTTACGTCGGCGGTCTTAGGCCCGGTTCCAATTCAATTTTGGATGCAAGATCCGTTGACGATTCAGATCAGTTCGAAGGGAACTGCGATCACCGCTGACACAAAATTGTCGGACTTGGATTTATCCCCCAAACCACCATTATCGACATCGAACGTGACCATCACGAATTTCGTGCCTGGAGCCACCGAAACCAATTCATGGGCAGAGCCCTGGAACCGTATCGACGGCGGATTGTTCAGTGTCGTCATGCCTAAGTGCGACAACAGCGGAGCCCTGGCCGACTTCAAGAATCGCGCGGACCTCCAAACAGAGTCCTATCGATCAATCGGACGACGATACGAAGAACTCTGTGCACTCTGCTTGATGACCGGGATATCCCTCGATATCGCTCGAGAAACGCCCCAAGTCAGCATTCGTGTCAGCATGGTTCACTCGTCACCGGAATCGGCCGCCAAGTCTGAGGGCAATCTGAAAGCACTCCTTGAACTTTGGCAGACCGAACTTACCGAATACTTGAACCGCAGTGGAAACGAACCTGATCGAATGAGCAGCTTCGTGCAAGTTGAGCTCATGAAATCGCTCTTCGAAGCGGCATCATACGAGATCAATAAAGTGGACGATGCCTCAACGGAATTACGGATCAACGCATCGGTGCCTTTTGCAAAACTTTTCGCTGCAGCCGTCGTTTCCGATAAGGTTGAGAAGGTCGACTAA
- a CDS encoding peptidyl-alpha-hydroxyglycine alpha-amidating lyase family protein, with translation MIVCSFFDRCFVRNAFFVLSLLAVALIAAPTWAAKDDDPVVTEFDVDPAWPKRPDHVSGKGWVSGLAVDAQDQVWFFRKGPDPVQVYTADGEFVRTWGKEQFLNPHQMRIDPEGNVWVADFGLHVVQKFSPEGKVLMVLGTRGEKGQDETHFNMPTDMVVTPAGDIFVTDGYGNRRVVHFTKEGQYVKTFGAAGPNPGQFVLPHAIVVDSKGVLYIADRNSGRIQLFDQDGKFLDQWSNVLMPWGLSVTKDDQLWVCGSSPHWWYRHGVYPEYKDQVFMRFATNGRVLQTWMLPLGDIGTNKDVPDTSRLKPGETVGAHCIAQDSKGNVYVGDIYGERAQKFVPISKR, from the coding sequence GTGATCGTCTGCTCCTTCTTTGATCGCTGCTTTGTTCGGAACGCGTTTTTTGTTTTGAGTCTCTTGGCCGTGGCGTTGATTGCCGCGCCAACCTGGGCGGCCAAAGACGACGATCCCGTTGTGACAGAATTTGACGTTGATCCGGCATGGCCGAAGCGGCCGGACCATGTCAGCGGCAAGGGCTGGGTTTCGGGGCTGGCGGTGGATGCCCAGGACCAAGTCTGGTTCTTTCGAAAAGGTCCTGACCCGGTCCAGGTCTATACCGCTGACGGCGAATTTGTCCGGACGTGGGGTAAGGAGCAGTTCTTGAATCCGCATCAGATGCGGATTGATCCAGAGGGCAATGTCTGGGTTGCCGACTTTGGTCTGCATGTCGTCCAAAAATTCTCGCCCGAAGGCAAGGTATTGATGGTTTTGGGCACGCGCGGAGAGAAAGGCCAGGACGAGACCCATTTCAATATGCCAACCGACATGGTGGTGACTCCGGCAGGAGACATCTTCGTCACGGACGGCTACGGCAATCGTCGGGTCGTGCATTTCACGAAAGAGGGCCAGTATGTGAAGACGTTCGGAGCGGCGGGACCCAATCCCGGTCAGTTCGTGCTGCCACATGCGATCGTGGTTGATTCGAAAGGTGTCCTGTACATCGCCGATCGCAATAGCGGTCGGATTCAACTCTTTGATCAGGATGGAAAGTTCCTCGATCAATGGTCGAATGTGCTCATGCCGTGGGGGCTGTCGGTCACGAAGGACGATCAATTGTGGGTTTGTGGATCGTCTCCGCATTGGTGGTACCGTCACGGAGTTTATCCCGAGTACAAGGACCAGGTCTTTATGCGGTTTGCCACCAACGGTCGCGTGCTGCAAACGTGGATGTTGCCGTTGGGAGACATCGGCACCAATAAGGACGTCCCCGATACGTCGCGATTGAAGCCTGGAGAAACAGTGGGCGCCCACTGCATCGCTCAGGACTCCAAGGGCAACGTGTACGTCGGGGACATCTACGGCGAACGGGCTCAAAAGTTCGTCCCGATTTCGAAACGCTGA
- a CDS encoding DUF1501 domain-containing protein: MASSAHHRRHFLATTGFGLSSLALTHLLQEEARSAPIKPNLERPTFDLTAKRPPKEPQATAMISLFMQGGPSHIDLFEPKPELDKRHMQTFSGQIQYDNAAEASSKLYASPWKFAKHGECGTELSELLPHLATVVDDICLIRSMRTGVNNHGQSINALNNGRIQGGRPALGSWMAYGLGSENRNLPAFVILTDPQGLPVLGVENWNNGWLPSLYQGTVIRPKEPRILNLDPPVNAQGPIQKRYLSYLQQLNQDHLSNHPGEHDLAARISSFELAARMQTAAKEALDLSQETEETQKLYGLDNPVCKEYGTRCLIARRLIERGVRFVQIHTGNQHWDHHGGILTGLPKMCQVTDQPSAALVKDLKQRGLLDTTLVHWGGEMGRLPVIQNEKNIGRDHNTHGFSMWLAGGGTKAGLAYGATDEFGHQAVEKIVNHFDYHATLLHLFGLEPEKLTFPRPGGVGSLLDGQDGKIVWDILRRGPASA; this comes from the coding sequence ATGGCTTCTTCCGCTCATCACCGTCGGCACTTCCTTGCGACCACGGGCTTTGGACTGTCGTCTTTGGCATTGACTCATTTGCTGCAGGAAGAGGCACGGTCGGCGCCGATCAAGCCGAATCTGGAACGACCGACGTTCGATCTGACCGCCAAGCGGCCGCCGAAAGAACCGCAGGCCACGGCCATGATCTCGCTGTTCATGCAAGGTGGACCCAGTCATATCGATCTGTTCGAGCCCAAGCCGGAACTCGACAAACGGCACATGCAGACCTTTTCCGGCCAGATTCAATACGACAACGCGGCCGAAGCCAGTTCCAAGCTGTATGCTTCCCCTTGGAAGTTCGCCAAGCATGGTGAATGCGGGACGGAACTCAGCGAACTGTTGCCGCATCTGGCTACGGTTGTAGACGACATTTGTCTGATTCGTTCGATGCGCACGGGCGTCAACAATCACGGCCAGTCGATTAACGCACTGAACAATGGTCGCATCCAGGGTGGCCGGCCCGCGCTGGGATCATGGATGGCGTACGGACTGGGGTCCGAGAATCGCAATCTGCCGGCGTTTGTGATTCTGACCGATCCCCAAGGATTGCCAGTTCTTGGGGTCGAGAACTGGAACAACGGCTGGTTGCCGTCGCTCTATCAGGGCACGGTCATTCGCCCCAAGGAACCGCGGATTCTGAATCTTGATCCGCCGGTGAATGCACAGGGGCCCATTCAGAAACGGTATCTCAGTTATCTGCAGCAACTCAATCAGGATCATCTCTCGAATCATCCCGGTGAGCATGACCTGGCCGCACGGATCTCGAGCTTTGAATTGGCCGCACGGATGCAGACGGCTGCGAAAGAGGCACTCGATCTGTCTCAGGAAACGGAAGAAACTCAAAAGCTTTACGGATTGGACAACCCGGTCTGCAAGGAGTACGGCACACGTTGCTTGATCGCGCGACGCCTGATTGAGCGTGGAGTTCGGTTTGTGCAGATTCATACTGGGAATCAGCACTGGGACCATCATGGCGGCATCTTGACCGGCCTGCCGAAAATGTGTCAGGTCACCGACCAGCCTTCGGCGGCGCTCGTCAAAGATCTGAAACAACGCGGGTTGCTCGATACGACCTTGGTCCACTGGGGTGGCGAGATGGGCCGACTGCCCGTGATTCAGAATGAGAAGAACATCGGCCGCGACCACAACACGCATGGTTTCAGTATGTGGCTGGCGGGGGGCGGCACCAAAGCCGGCTTGGCCTATGGGGCAACCGATGAATTTGGTCATCAGGCCGTCGAGAAAATCGTCAATCATTTCGACTATCACGCGACGCTGTTGCATCTGTTTGGGTTGGAGCCCGAAAAGCTGACATTCCCGCGTCCGGGCGGCGTAGGCTCGCTACTCGACGGTCAGGATGGCAAGATTGTCTGGGACATTCTGCGACGTGGTCCGGCCAGTGCATGA